The proteins below are encoded in one region of Microbispora sp. NBC_01189:
- a CDS encoding type II secretion system F family protein → MICVLAGILMTLAVLAWPTRPSAAGRLAAIASPRPRGEAGATGRPPARESPSRRGAAVALPVGFALFLLVGGAPGLVAAAAAASGVFIAVRRREPAEVRRRRARMEAELPLAVDLIVACLRAGQPMSGAVETTAAAMPGPVGERLTWVGAQMRLGAAPEDAWAALSAEPSLAALSRAMVRAARSGAPVADLLTRLADDARRTARATASAAARRVGVHAVAPLGLCFLPAFVFLGVIPMVAGLAGQILLP, encoded by the coding sequence ATGATCTGCGTGCTGGCCGGGATCTTGATGACGCTGGCGGTGCTGGCGTGGCCCACTCGACCTTCGGCGGCCGGGCGTCTCGCCGCCATCGCGTCGCCGCGTCCGCGCGGGGAAGCGGGCGCGACGGGGCGCCCGCCCGCCCGCGAGAGCCCGTCCCGCCGGGGAGCGGCCGTCGCGCTGCCTGTGGGGTTCGCGCTCTTCCTCCTGGTCGGAGGGGCGCCAGGCCTGGTGGCGGCAGCGGCGGCGGCCTCGGGCGTCTTCATCGCCGTCCGCCGTCGCGAGCCCGCCGAGGTCAGGCGGCGACGGGCTCGGATGGAGGCCGAGCTTCCGCTCGCCGTCGATCTCATCGTCGCCTGCCTGCGGGCAGGACAGCCGATGAGCGGGGCGGTGGAGACGACCGCCGCCGCGATGCCGGGCCCGGTGGGGGAGCGGCTGACCTGGGTGGGCGCCCAGATGCGCCTCGGCGCCGCCCCGGAGGACGCCTGGGCCGCGCTTTCGGCCGAACCCTCGCTCGCCGCCCTGTCCAGGGCCATGGTCCGTGCCGCCCGGAGCGGTGCGCCCGTGGCCGACCTCCTCACCAGGCTCGCCGACGACGCGCGCCGTACGGCCAGGGCGACGGCGTCGGCGGCGGCACGACGGGTGGGCGTCCACGCCGTGGCGCCGCTCGGGCTCTGCTTCCTCCCGGCCTTCGTCTTCCTCGGAGTCATCCCCATGGTCGCGGGCCTGGCAGGTCAGATCCTCCTGCCGTGA
- a CDS encoding type II secretion system F family protein: MTPADCRFLSLGLVAVLAAALAAWLWAGPEPAAARLALLTGSRRATRVPLRLWTTLVRPPRPGATAAAWRAASLELCQGLAAELAAGRPPGDALVRAVSSVRPPDPAALAAVTAAARDGGDVAAALIAAAPVRGGEGLVRLAACWRVSVAAGGGLTALVEQVCVSLREAQSHREEVAAQLSGPRATARMLAGLPALGLLMAAGLGMNPLSFLLGGPAGLACLAAGLALDATGLWWTHRLVTRAEDPPGSGPR, encoded by the coding sequence GTGACGCCCGCTGACTGCCGGTTCCTGTCCCTGGGGCTGGTCGCGGTGCTCGCAGCGGCGCTCGCCGCCTGGCTGTGGGCCGGGCCGGAGCCCGCGGCGGCGCGACTGGCCCTGCTCACCGGCTCCCGGCGGGCGACGAGGGTCCCTCTCCGGTTGTGGACGACGCTCGTCAGGCCCCCGCGTCCGGGCGCGACCGCCGCGGCTTGGCGAGCGGCGTCCCTGGAGCTGTGCCAGGGCCTCGCGGCCGAACTGGCGGCGGGCCGGCCTCCCGGGGACGCTCTGGTGCGGGCCGTCTCGTCGGTGCGTCCGCCCGACCCCGCGGCGCTCGCGGCGGTGACCGCCGCCGCGCGAGACGGCGGTGACGTCGCGGCCGCCCTGATCGCCGCCGCGCCGGTCCGAGGTGGGGAGGGCCTGGTCCGGCTGGCCGCGTGCTGGCGGGTGAGCGTGGCCGCCGGGGGTGGCCTGACCGCGCTGGTGGAACAGGTGTGTGTGTCCTTGCGGGAGGCGCAGTCGCATCGCGAGGAGGTGGCCGCACAGCTTTCCGGACCCCGGGCGACCGCCCGGATGCTGGCGGGCCTGCCCGCGCTCGGACTGCTGATGGCCGCGGGTCTCGGCATGAACCCCCTGTCGTTCCTGCTGGGCGGCCCGGCGGGTCTCGCCTGCCTGGCCGCCGGGCTCGCCCTGGACGCCACCGGTCTGTGGTGGACCCACAGGCTCGTCACGCGGGCGGAGGACCCCCCGGGCTCCGGCCCGCGCTGA
- a CDS encoding DUF4244 domain-containing protein produces the protein MSRHATTGRTGRTGGRPRRRSAEAVGRHRARPGRWTALGDVVRRMLRLTRRGWAEARRAAGRGASRARRLGIQWVVQARTRADAGMSTAEYAVGTIAACGFAALLYKIVTSAEVRSMLAALIQKALKLAA, from the coding sequence ATGAGCAGGCACGCGACGACCGGCCGGACGGGCAGGACGGGCGGCAGACCCCGGCGGCGATCGGCGGAGGCGGTGGGCCGGCACCGGGCGCGCCCAGGGCGATGGACGGCGCTCGGCGATGTCGTACGGCGGATGCTGCGCCTCACGAGGCGGGGATGGGCAGAGGCGCGGCGAGCCGCCGGAAGGGGCGCGAGCCGGGCGCGGAGGCTGGGCATCCAGTGGGTGGTGCAGGCCCGGACGAGGGCCGACGCGGGCATGTCCACCGCGGAGTACGCCGTCGGGACCATCGCCGCCTGCGGCTTCGCCGCGCTACTTTACAAGATCGTCACCAGCGCGGAGGTGCGGTCCATGCTGGCCGCGCTGATCCAGAAGGCCTTGAAGCTGGCTGCCTGA
- a CDS encoding Rv3654c family TadE-like protein — translation MRGSPAGVDIPRATRERGSATIWSIILMTVVWLLAMVVVQVGVARVARHRAQSAADLAALGAARWALAAPGEACARAKVITAADRASLRSCSVSEGVAEVAVAITFEVPLLGPATAVASASAGPAGARA, via the coding sequence ATGAGGGGCTCGCCCGCCGGTGTGGACATCCCGCGTGCCACCCGGGAGCGGGGTTCGGCGACCATCTGGTCGATCATCTTGATGACCGTCGTCTGGCTGTTGGCGATGGTCGTCGTTCAGGTCGGCGTCGCGCGTGTCGCGCGGCACCGGGCGCAGAGCGCCGCGGACCTCGCCGCGCTCGGCGCCGCCCGCTGGGCGCTCGCGGCGCCGGGGGAGGCGTGTGCCCGGGCAAAGGTGATCACGGCGGCCGATCGTGCGTCCCTGCGGTCCTGCTCCGTCTCCGAGGGCGTCGCGGAGGTCGCGGTGGCCATAACGTTCGAGGTGCCGCTCCTCGGCCCCGCGACGGCTGTCGCGTCCGCGTCGGCCGGGCCGGCAGGTGCGAGGGCATGA
- a CDS encoding TadE family type IV pilus minor pilin, with the protein MTAETAVALPALVLVLIASLWAVAATGAQLRCVDAARAGARAAARGEAPEQVRAVVLQLAPADATVSVGAGTGIIRVEVTATVRPLWRSFLPPVRLRASAVSDTEPGVLPPPPGSPMSATPMSATLTPATLTLARPMPPLSASRGRSPRRRGDVQLGERR; encoded by the coding sequence GTGACAGCGGAGACTGCTGTCGCGCTTCCGGCACTGGTCCTGGTCCTGATCGCCTCCCTGTGGGCGGTGGCGGCCACGGGTGCCCAGTTGCGATGTGTGGACGCGGCCCGGGCGGGCGCCCGGGCCGCTGCCCGGGGCGAGGCGCCGGAGCAGGTGCGCGCGGTGGTCCTGCAACTGGCTCCCGCGGACGCCACCGTGTCCGTCGGCGCGGGAACCGGCATCATCCGGGTCGAGGTGACCGCGACCGTCCGGCCACTCTGGCGTTCGTTCCTGCCTCCGGTCCGCCTCAGGGCGAGTGCCGTCTCCGACACCGAACCCGGAGTCCTCCCGCCCCCGCCCGGATCGCCCATGTCCGCCACGCCCATGTCCGCCACGCTCACGCCCGCCACGCTCACGCTCGCCCGGCCAATGCCACCCCTAAGCGCATCGCGTGGTCGCTCCCCGCGCCGCCGTGGCGATGTCCAACTGGGGGAGCGCCGATGA
- a CDS encoding DEAD/DEAH box helicase — protein MPNGKPVTPTSSSSARTGDLLTRLLAVPARQGRVTHVEHVPARHAGEARWPDWAPDLLVARLSLQGVEGLWEHQLHAAELVKRGQNVIIATGTASGKSLAYVVPAVAEIFSGGTVLYLTPTKALAADQLRALRKLRLTQVRAATYDGDTPPEERRWVRQNANYVLTNPDMLHRSILPRHASWSSFWRRLRLVVVDECHGYRGVFGSHVAQILRRLRRVSAKYGASPVFLLASATASDPAAAGMRLTGLEMAEVTTDASPRGSTTFALWEPPLTDLRGESGAPVRRTATAEAADLLADLVIEDVRTLAFVRSRRAAEAVALSARHSLEEVEAVLDADPPYGEEDHPWESPMRDEPGEAAATTEAAEAAGAPAVARRPRLADRVAAYRAGYLADDRRVLEKALRSGELTGLATTNALELGVDVSGLDAVLIAGWPGTRASLWQQAGRAGRDGQDALAVLIARDDPLDTYIVHHPEAVFGRPVEAIVLDPDNPYVLAPHLCAAAAEIPLGEQDLEIFGPSARDALDDLVNQGLLRRRPAGWFWTSRDNAADLADIRGSGGAPVQVVEASTGRLLGTVDEPSSHTMVHPGAVYLHQSETFVVDSLDLDAGVALVTAAEPDYATFARDVTDIRVIESLRSRVLGPGTLHFGSVEVTRQVVSYLKRRTQTGEVLGEEPLDLPPRTLCTRAVWWTLPDPALAGLRGEGRPANRGEAERTADAGRRSPRRPAGAGTRSAGRPADAGSAPAGPAVDLGGAAHAAEHAAIGLLPLFATCDRWDIGGVSTELHPDTGLLTVFVYDGHDGGAGFAERGYARAAEWLTATREAIASCECDRGCPSCIQSPKCGNGNEPLDKAGAIRLLDVLLAT, from the coding sequence TGAGGCAAGATGGCCCGACTGGGCCCCCGATCTCCTGGTCGCACGGCTGAGCCTCCAGGGTGTCGAAGGGCTGTGGGAACATCAGCTTCACGCCGCCGAGCTGGTTAAACGTGGCCAAAACGTGATCATTGCCACAGGGACCGCATCCGGAAAATCGCTGGCGTACGTCGTCCCGGCCGTCGCGGAGATCTTCTCCGGCGGCACCGTGCTGTACCTCACCCCCACCAAGGCGCTCGCCGCCGACCAGCTGAGGGCGTTGCGCAAGTTGCGGCTGACCCAGGTGCGCGCCGCGACGTACGACGGGGACACCCCGCCGGAGGAGCGCCGGTGGGTCCGGCAGAACGCCAACTACGTGCTGACCAATCCCGACATGCTGCACCGGTCGATCCTGCCGAGGCACGCGTCCTGGTCGTCCTTCTGGCGGCGGCTGCGCCTGGTGGTGGTGGACGAGTGCCACGGCTACCGGGGGGTCTTCGGCTCGCACGTCGCCCAGATCCTGCGCCGGCTGCGCCGGGTCTCGGCCAAATACGGCGCGTCCCCGGTGTTCCTGCTGGCGTCGGCCACCGCGAGCGACCCCGCCGCCGCGGGAATGCGCCTGACCGGCCTTGAGATGGCCGAGGTGACCACGGACGCGTCTCCGAGGGGTTCCACCACCTTCGCCCTTTGGGAGCCTCCTCTGACCGATCTACGCGGGGAGAGCGGCGCCCCGGTGCGCCGTACGGCCACGGCCGAGGCCGCGGACCTCCTGGCGGATCTCGTGATCGAGGACGTCCGCACGCTCGCCTTCGTCCGCTCCCGCCGCGCCGCGGAAGCCGTGGCGCTGTCCGCGCGGCACAGCCTGGAGGAGGTCGAGGCGGTCCTCGACGCCGATCCGCCGTACGGCGAAGAGGACCATCCGTGGGAGTCCCCGATGCGGGACGAACCCGGCGAAGCCGCCGCCACGACGGAGGCAGCTGAGGCGGCGGGTGCCCCGGCGGTCGCCCGGAGACCACGGCTGGCCGACCGGGTGGCGGCCTACCGGGCGGGCTACCTGGCCGACGACCGGAGGGTGCTGGAGAAGGCCCTGCGGTCGGGGGAACTGACCGGCCTGGCCACCACCAACGCGCTCGAACTCGGCGTGGACGTGTCGGGGCTCGACGCGGTCCTCATCGCGGGATGGCCGGGGACGCGCGCCTCGCTCTGGCAGCAGGCGGGCCGGGCCGGGCGCGACGGGCAGGACGCGCTGGCGGTCCTGATCGCCCGGGACGACCCTCTGGACACCTACATCGTCCACCATCCGGAGGCGGTGTTCGGGCGCCCGGTGGAGGCCATCGTCCTCGATCCGGACAATCCGTACGTGCTGGCTCCGCACCTGTGCGCCGCCGCTGCGGAGATCCCGCTCGGCGAGCAGGACCTGGAGATCTTCGGCCCCTCGGCGCGGGACGCGCTCGACGACCTCGTGAACCAGGGACTGCTCCGCAGAAGGCCCGCCGGCTGGTTCTGGACGAGCCGGGACAACGCGGCCGATCTCGCGGACATCCGGGGCTCGGGCGGCGCCCCGGTCCAGGTCGTGGAGGCGTCGACGGGCCGCCTGCTGGGCACGGTCGACGAGCCGTCGTCGCACACGATGGTCCATCCGGGCGCCGTCTACCTGCACCAGAGCGAGACGTTCGTGGTCGACTCGCTCGACCTCGACGCCGGAGTCGCCCTGGTCACCGCCGCGGAACCGGACTACGCGACCTTCGCGCGGGACGTCACCGACATCCGGGTGATCGAGTCGCTGCGTTCGAGGGTCCTCGGCCCGGGCACCCTGCACTTCGGGTCCGTGGAGGTCACCCGGCAGGTCGTCTCGTACCTGAAGCGCCGCACCCAGACCGGGGAGGTGCTCGGGGAGGAGCCACTCGACCTCCCGCCCCGCACGCTGTGCACCCGCGCGGTCTGGTGGACGCTGCCCGACCCCGCCCTCGCCGGCCTGCGCGGGGAAGGCCGCCCTGCGAACCGCGGAGAAGCGGAGCGTACGGCGGACGCCGGGCGGCGGTCCCCGCGCAGGCCGGCGGGCGCCGGGACCAGGTCCGCAGGACGCCCGGCGGACGCCGGAAGTGCCCCGGCCGGGCCCGCGGTGGATCTCGGCGGGGCCGCGCACGCGGCCGAACACGCCGCCATCGGCCTTCTCCCCCTCTTCGCGACCTGCGACCGCTGGGACATCGGCGGTGTGTCCACGGAGCTCCACCCCGACACCGGCCTGCTCACGGTCTTCGTCTACGACGGCCATGACGGAGGCGCGGGGTTCGCCGAGCGGGGGTACGCCCGGGCGGCCGAATGGCTGACGGCGACGCGTGAGGCGATCGCCTCCTGCGAGTGCGATCGCGGCTGCCCGTCCTGTATCCAGTCCCCGAAGTGCGGCAACGGCAACGAACCGCTCGACAAGGCGGGCGCCATCCGCCTTCTCGACGTGCTCCTCGCCACCTGA